The DNA sequence CTTTGACACGGTTGCGGCTCGCGGGATAGTCGGTGCCGCCGGGATATCCCGCCACGATCTTGATGCCGGCCTGATCGCCCGTGGCTTTCGGGTTGTTGAAAATCTTCGCGAACGCGGGGACGTGGGAAGTATCCAGGCCGATCATGCCCGCGCGGATCGGCGCGGTTTCTGCCGCCCGGGTGTGGACACACAGAACCGACACGAGGATTGCGAGAAAGGCGCGGAAACACAGGTTTCGACAGCGGAACATTTTGGAGTGGTTCATGACGATGGTGAATCTATGACGAATCCTGGATTCGCGGCAAGGGCCTTTCCGGCGCTTTCACAAGTTCTGCCCATGAACCGTAGCCGCCGACGTGAGGAGGCGGATTTCCGGGTTAACCAAAGTGTCCGCCTCGTTACCTCGGCGGCTACGAACCGACGGTTCATGGAAAGCTCCCTGTGCCTATCGGACCTGCTCATGGCCCATGAACCCGGTAGGGCGAGTCCGTCCCGGCGAGCCGCTCGACGTGAGTGGAGCACGTCCAGACCGGCTCGCTGGGGACAGGCTCGCCCTATCGTCAGTTCATGGGAAGCTGGCTTGGCGACGGCGCCATGCACCCGACCCATGAACCCATCAATGGTAGGGCGGCGCTGCTGCGACGCCGCATCGATTGAAGACCGGCTGCGCGGCAACGCAGCCCTACCCGGTTCACGGGAAGTTTCCTTGGCCAGGAAGCCATGCCCATGGCCCAAGAACCGAAAACTGCGCGGACCGCAGCCTTCAGGCTGCTTCCGTGCACTCTCCGGAGTCGAGCGTTGAAGCGGCCTGAAGGCCGCGGTCCGAAGAGACGGTGCATGGGAAGAATTGCTGCGCCGCTTTGATTCCGCCGCAGAAAAGCTAAAACCGCGATTTCGGGCGATACCGCGAACGCACCTCTCCGCCATACTGAGGAGACCGAGGCAACGAAGCCTTGGTTTCCGTCGCGGCCTTCAGTACATTGCGCTCCAGTTGCCATGGCCGGCCTCTTCTCAACCGCCGCGCTCGAACAAATCCGCGCGGCCAGCGACATCGTCGATGTGATCAGCGCGGTCTTGCCGCTCAAGCGCGCGGGGGCGAACTTCGTCGCGCTTTGCCCGTTTCACAAAGAGAAGACCCCGAGCTTCAATGTCAATCCGCACAAACAAATCTTCCATTGCTTCGGGTGCCACAAGGGCGGCGACGTGTTCAGTTTCATTCAGGAATACGAGAACATCAGCTTCACCGAGGCCGTCCGGCGCCTGGCCGAGCGCGCCCGGATTCCGTTGGAATTCGAGAAACAGCCCGGTGCACAGCAAAATCGGTTTCTCAAGGAAACGCTGCTTGAAATTCACGAGCGCATTGCCCAGCGCTGGCACACGAATCTCCTGAACGACGCCCACGCCGAACCCGCCCGCGCTTACCTGGCCAGGCGGAGCGTTGCGCCGGACGCGGTGAAGCTGTTCCGGCTGGGCTACGCGCCGGATGCGTGGGATGACACCGTCAACTGGGCGAAATCGAAGAACTACGAGTGGCGGATCGTCGAGCAGGCGGGCTTGATCATTCGCAAGGAAGGCGAGGATCGTTACTACGACCGGTTCCGGGGCCGGCTCATGTTTCCCATCTGCGACGAACAAGGGCGCGTCATCGGCTTCAGCGGCCGCGTGATCGCCGGCGACGAGAAGACGGCCAAATACGTCAATTCGCCCGAAACGCCCATCTTCACCAAAGGCAAAGTTTTCTTCGGCCTCGACAAATCGAAGCGCGCGATCCTGGACGCCGGGTGCGCGATCGTTTGCGAGGGCCAGCTTGATTTGATCGCCTGTTACATGGCGGACGTGCGCAATATCGTGGCGCCGCAAGGCACCGCGTTCACGGCCGATCACGCGCGCATCCTGAAGCGTTACGTGGACGAAGTCGTGTTGTGCTTCGATTCCGACACGGCTGGGCAAGCGGCGGCCGTGCGTGTTCTGGACAGTTTGCTCGCGTCGGGGTTGGCGATCCGCGTGGCCACCATTCCCGCGCCGCACGATCCGGACAGTTACATCAAGGAATTCGGCGGCGCGGCGTTCCAGAAGCTGATCGGGCAAGCGGAAGGGTTCTTCGATTATTACCTCAATCATCTCTGCGCGGCGCACGACGTTAACTCGGACAAAGGGCAGATGACCGTCGCCCGAGCGATGGCCGAGGCCGTGCAGAAAACCGGCCATCAAGTGCTCGTGGATAAATACGCCCAAAAGACCGCGCTGCGCCTGGGGATCGCGCCCGAATCCATGCGCGCGGAGTTCAGGAAAGTTTCCGGAAAAGCGGCTCCGCCCAGAGAAGCGGCGGAAACAAATTCCCCAGCCCCTCCGGAGGCCGTTCCCAGGCCTAACGCACAGGAGTTCTGGCTGCTGAAACTCGTGCTCCTGAACGACGACGTAATCGATTGGATCGCGGCTCACCTTCAACTCGATTGGGTTCAGCACGCGCAAGTCCGCGAAATCCTTTCCGCCCGGCTGGCGTTGCACGGGAAGCAACCCGAAGCCGGTGTGAGCGGGTTGATGGATCAATTCGAGGCCCCGCCCGTGCGCAGTTTGATCAGCGAAGCGCTGGCGGAAAACCGCCCGATCCCGAATCCCATGCAGCAACTCCAGGATCTTGCGTTGCGCTTGCGCAACCAATTCCTGGACCAGCAGCTCGCCCGTTTGGTCCACCGTGGGAGCCAGCCGGGGACGAGTGACGCGGAACGGGTTCAACTTCTCCAGCAGCAACAGGAATTACGCGCAGCCAAGAGGCAGCCCCTCAAACCGAGTTCCGCGTGAACTGGCAGGGCTGCGTTGCCGCGCAGCCGGTCTTCGGTCGATGTGGAGGAGCAGCAGCTCCGCCCTACCAGTCGCCTGGTCCTGTTTTTCCCTTGGTTGGATTCTGCGTGACAACTAAACTCGGGCCACCAGTGAAACAGCATTACCCCGTCGATTCAACTATTTGGCTGGTGTTGCTGAAGTGCCTTTTTTGCGACCAATCGGTGACAGCGCAAGCGGGTGACAACGCGGCTCCGGTGCATATCGTGGACGGTTCGTTCGTCCGCGAATGGCTCGTCTTGGGGCCTTTTCCTTCCCGAGACCTCGAGACCGACTTCCTGGCCAGCGCAGGCGGCGAAGCGAACGTCCGGCCCAAGGAAGGCGATACGGTTTCAACCAAGGATGGAAAGCAGTTGGCCTGGACGCGCCTTCGTTCCAAAGCAGATGCCGTCGATCGGCCGCGATGAATCTGAAGAGAGGTTGGCCCACGAATCACACGGATTACACGGATAGGGGATGGGGAGAGAAGATGGGGGACGCTCGGACTTCGCGCCGTCAATAAAGGCGTCCCGCTCATTCCCCTCTCCATTCGTGTGATTCGCGTGATTCGTGGGCCTCCAAACGAATTGACATTCACAGGCGAAACGCGCCAAATACGAACCCGAAAGGAGGCTTATGAAGGACTTGATTTTCAAGGAGGAGAGCTACCGGATTATCGGAGCCTGTTTCGAAGTGTACAACGAGAAGGGGTGCGGGTTCTTGGAGGCAGTCTATCAAGAGTGCCTGGAGATTGAATTCGAGATGCAGGGCATTCTGCCTCTGAAGCAGAGGTACACCGCTGACTTTGTTTGTTACGGCAAGATCATCGTGGAGTTGAAAGCCGTGTCGGCACTGACGGACGAGCATCGGGCGCAAGTTCTCAATTACTTGAACGCCAGCGGCTTCAAACTGGGTTTGCTAATAAATTTCGGGCACCACCCCAAGTTGGAATACGAACGTCTGGTGCGGTGAAACTTCTCACGGGGAGTTTGCCCACGAAACACACGAACCACACGAAAAAGGGAGGGAATTCTGAGGGCGAGTTCGTTCTCGCCGACCTTAACCCCGCTCCGCTTTCGTGTGTTCCGTGTGTTCCGTGGGCCATCTCCCCAGCTTCTGGAGTTCTTCGTGGGATACCTTTTCCTCGCACTTTGCTCGCAACATCATCGCAGTTTGATTGGAATTTGATTGTAGAACCCAGCCGGTCTCGACTGCTCTTCCGGCTCGCACATTCCAGGTCGTGAAATATTTTTCCTGAATTCTTCCAGCTTGATTCGATTCATCGCCTGCTTGCTCCGCGCCTGATTTCGAGCCGTGCTGGAGCGGGTTTCCTCGGGTTTGGTTTCGCTTCCGCAACCATGCTTGAGCCACTTCAGCACTGCGGTTGAGAGGCGACTCCGCGTCCTTGGCACACCGGTTGCAGAGGGGAGACCACTTGGAACGGAACAGCGACTGTCGATTTGAACCAAAATAAAATTCAACCCGAAGAGTAAACCGATGAAAAAACCAGACCTCGTTCAAACTTGGTGCCGATCCCATCTCGGCAGAATTCCCAGAAACACGGACCCAACCCCTCAAGCTCGCCGATTCGGCCAGCGACTCGTTTCGAGCGTCAGCAGCTTGTTAACTGCTCTCGCGCTGGTCGCGCTCGCGGCGCCCGCTCGTTCGCTTGCCCAAGTTTCCCTCCCGACCTGGCCACCCTACACGAGGATTTCAGCCACCGGCAATTCCGCTTCTGTTGCCGTTGGAGACATGAACGGCGACGGCAAGAATGACGTCATCATCGGACGCCACGATAGCCAGAATGTCCAGGTAGTTGCCGGAAACGGCGAAGGCGGGTTTGGAGCCGCCGCGGAATTTCCTGCCTTTCTATCCCCCCTTGCGGCGAGGCCAAGGGGCATTGTCGGCGGCGATGTCAACGGCGATGTTAAACTGGACCTGGTGACATACGACTATGCTTGGTCGGCGTCTGTGTCCGTGCTTCCCGGTGATGGCGCAGGAAATTTGGGGAGCCCGGCCGTCCACAATGTTCACGACACACGTGATCCCGGTGATTTCCGCTACGTCGTCTGGTCCGCGGCGCTCGGGGACGTCAATCGCGACGGCAAGCCCGACCTGATCGTGGGGGGTGCCAACAATTATTTCACTTCAAAGGGCGATGTGTGGGTCTTCCTCAACGACGGTTCCGGCAACTTCGGGCCAGGGACAATCGTGTGGACGAGGTTCATGGGTCACGGCGACGTTCCGGCACAATTTGTGGCGGCGGGAGATTTGGATGGCGATGGCAACGGCGACATCGTCGTCACTTCCGGGTTGGGCAGTTCGGGAGCGGCAATGCGGTCACCGTTCTCTACGGCAACGGGACCGGGGTGTTCCCCTCGATCGTGGGCATGCCATTTCCCAATACGCCGAGCGGAAGAGCGAACCAGGCGCAGGGCGTGGTGATTGCCGATATGGATGGCGCCGGATTGCCCGACCTCGTTGTGTCCGCCTCGGACATTGGCGGCACGCGGACCGGCG is a window from the Verrucomicrobiota bacterium genome containing:
- a CDS encoding DNA primase, whose product is MAGLFSTAALEQIRAASDIVDVISAVLPLKRAGANFVALCPFHKEKTPSFNVNPHKQIFHCFGCHKGGDVFSFIQEYENISFTEAVRRLAERARIPLEFEKQPGAQQNRFLKETLLEIHERIAQRWHTNLLNDAHAEPARAYLARRSVAPDAVKLFRLGYAPDAWDDTVNWAKSKNYEWRIVEQAGLIIRKEGEDRYYDRFRGRLMFPICDEQGRVIGFSGRVIAGDEKTAKYVNSPETPIFTKGKVFFGLDKSKRAILDAGCAIVCEGQLDLIACYMADVRNIVAPQGTAFTADHARILKRYVDEVVLCFDSDTAGQAAAVRVLDSLLASGLAIRVATIPAPHDPDSYIKEFGGAAFQKLIGQAEGFFDYYLNHLCAAHDVNSDKGQMTVARAMAEAVQKTGHQVLVDKYAQKTALRLGIAPESMRAEFRKVSGKAAPPREAAETNSPAPPEAVPRPNAQEFWLLKLVLLNDDVIDWIAAHLQLDWVQHAQVREILSARLALHGKQPEAGVSGLMDQFEAPPVRSLISEALAENRPIPNPMQQLQDLALRLRNQFLDQQLARLVHRGSQPGTSDAERVQLLQQQQELRAAKRQPLKPSSA
- a CDS encoding GxxExxY protein gives rise to the protein MKDLIFKEESYRIIGACFEVYNEKGCGFLEAVYQECLEIEFEMQGILPLKQRYTADFVCYGKIIVELKAVSALTDEHRAQVLNYLNASGFKLGLLINFGHHPKLEYERLVR